CTCGATTGAATTTATTGTCTAGTAGGAAGTGAGAGAGTCGTTCATACCATGCTCTTGGAGCTTGTTTTAATCCATATAGTGCTTTGTCCAGCTTGTACACATGTGAGGGGTATTCTGGATCTTCAAATCCTGGTGGTTGTTCCACGTAGACTTCTTCCTTGAGATGTCCGTTTAAGAACGcacattttacatccatttgatagagtTTGAACCCCATGTATGATGCAAACGCTATAAGTATGCGTATTGCTTCCATTCTGGCAACTGGAGCAAATGTCTCTTCAAAATCTATCCCTTCTTGCTGATTGTACCCTTTGACGACCAATCTGGCTTTGTTCCTAGTAATGGTTGCATGCTCGTCTTGTTTGTTTCGGAATACCCACTTTAGGCCTATTACTCTGTTGGCTAAAGGTGTGGGCTCAAGATGCCATACTTTATTCCTTTCGAATTCATTGAGTTCCtcctgcatggcaatgatccaatcagagtcagttagtgcctctttataatttttaggttcaatcattgataaataagcataaaaagCGCAAAAGTTTTTAAGTTGTGATCTCGTTGTTGTTCCTCGTCCAAGATCACTAATTATTTGGTCAAGTGAATGtgagctttgatgtttccaaggtctgGGTTGGAATGGTGTAGTGGCTTCTTCAGCATGCTGTTCTACTTGAGCATTTGGTTCCGTATGATCCTCAGTTTGCGTTTGTTCCACTTCAACTGTGCCTCCTTCAGGTGTTTCAACATCTTGAGCCTGTTCTTCTATTTGAGAAGTCCTTCTTACTTCTTCGTCTTCAGTTTGTCTTGTGAGTCCTAGTTCGAAGTTTCCGTCAGGGGTTGTACCTGTAACAGAGTTTTGGGAGTCAgtttcatcaaatataatatgtatGCTTTCTTCCATGCACATGGTCCTTTTGTTGAATACTCAATATGCTTTGCTGTTTAAAGCATATCCCAAGAATATAGCTTCATCACTTCGTGCATCAAATTTTCCCAGTTGATCTTTTCCATTATTGTGGACGAAACACTTGCATCCAAAGATTCTGAGATGTGTTATAGAGGGTTTTCTTCCTCTATATAATTCATATGgggttttgtttttgattgCTCTAATTAACACTCGATTGAGCACATAGCATGCTGTGTTTAGAGCTTCGGCCCAGAAACTTTTTGGAAGTCCACTAGCAATCAGCATTGTCCTTGTCATGTCTTCAAGAGTTCGATTCTTTCTTTCTACCACACCATTCTGTTGAGGAATTCTAGGTGCAGAGAAGTTATGATCTATTCCTGATTCTTTACATAGGTCATCAAATTTCTTGTTTTGGAATTCAgtaccatgatctgatctgatgtggACCAGTTTGTGATTGCTTTGTCGTTGGACCCTAGAGGCAAATGCCACGAATTCTTCAAATGTTTCTTCCTTGCTAGCTAGGAAAATTACCCATGTGTACCTTGAGAAGTCATCTACAATTACGAGCACATATCTTtttccacttctgctttgagttCTCATTGGTCCGCATAAATCCATGTGGATCAGCTCCAGTGGTCTTGTTGTACTGATTATTCCCTTAGACTTGAAGGAAGTCCTTACTTGTTTTCCTTTGATACAGGCATCACATACTGATAATTTTGCGAACTTGGTATTCGGAAGACCTGTGACTAAATTTTTTTGAATTCAACTTGTTCATtagagagaaactagcatgaCCAAATCTTTTATGCCACAATaatggatcatcttcaataacactAAGACAGGTCAGATTGGAGTGAGGAACAGAGTTAAGGTTAACcacatatgtgttccctttcctCTGTCCCTCTAAGATCACTGTATCAGTGTTACTGTTGATAATCAGACATTTATTCGAGaagaatttagcataatttcctttgtcacagaaatGAGAGATGCTTAACAAGCTATGTCCTAGACCTTCAACTAAAAATACATTATCGATGGAGTGAGACTTTGACTTACCGACCTTACCAATCCCAATGATGTTACCTTTTTTTATTATCGCCAAAAGTCACAGTTCCACCTTCATAGGTCGTGAGTGAGAGAAATCTGTttctgtctcctgtcatgtgcttggaacaaccGCTGTCTAGATACCatgtgttgttccccctcacttcgaCCTGCATGAGAATTTTTAGTTAGAGTTTTTAGGAACCCAGCATAGCTTGGGTTCCTTGCTTGGAATCAAATcgcttttctttacccattTAGTTCTGGTGTGTTCTATGTTCTTTTCCAAGCCTCTTTGGTTTTTGGGACATGAGTTTCTGTAATGACCAATTAGACCACAGAAGGAGCATACTATGTCACTGTAGAGATCTACTCTAGTCTTTCTAGGGTGACGTTTCTTATAATTGAAACCTAGTCCTTCTGTGCGTTTGGTTCTAGCTTCTTCTATCCATTTAGGTGTTCCTTCTATTCTGTGTCTAGTCTTTCTAGCTAGTTCATCTTCTAGGTTGGTCTTTTCTTGGTGAATCTTGACTAGTTCCAGTTGAGTTCTTTCTAGTTCACCTTTGTAAAGGCTTTTAGTCTTGGCTACTTCTAGATCAATCAATTCCTGTTTTAGCCAGGTGTTTTCACTTCGCAAGGCTTCACAGATTTCTTTTATGTGGAGGTTCTGATCAAAGAGGTTAAAGAACCGATTGTCTATATCTATGTTAGTATTTTTTGTCCATTCTAGCTCATCAGTAAGTTCCTTTATGGTAGTCTGGTGTTCTTTATCAGAATCTAACTTTTCTTTTAGGAGATCCTCATAATCACTAGTGAGACAGGAAAGTAGGTCAAACAATTCTAATTTGGAAAGAGATTcaagtttatttttaatttgagcGAGACTTGCCTGGAATTTTTCAGATTCTGAGTCAGGTCCATCTTCTTCATGTTCAGCTACAAGGCACAGGTGAGCTGAACATGCAGCAATCATGGCCTTTCTCACCTCAGTTTTGGAGAATGAGTTCCTGTTATCTTTGAATCTGTCTTTGgttgtttcctttccttttcctcgTTCTTGATCCCAGAGGGGACATTCCCTAATGCGATGTTCCAAGTTTCCACACTTATGGCATCCAGTATCAGTTTTAGAGAATTTCAGGTTAGGTTTGCCTCTGTGATCTCCATCTTTATAGTTTCTGAACATTCTTCTGAATCTCCTAGCAAATAGGGCTGTTTCCTCATCCTCTTTAGAGTTTTCatcattttcagtttttagaGCGAGAgccctattttttttattctctgAAGGTCGTGCATTTAGTTGCAGTTCATGAGTCAGGAGGGATCCAGCTAGTTGTTCCAGGTTAAACTTGGTGAAGTCTTTAGTTTCCTGAAGAGCAGTTACCTTGGCCATCCAGGGATCCTGTGGAAGACTTCTTAGAACCTTTCTAACTTGTTCCTCAGGGGTTATGATTTTGCCAAGAGAGTTCAATTCATTGATGATGTTAGTGAAGCGGGTGATCATGTCTTGAATTGTTTCAGAAGGCTTCATGGTGAACAACTCATACTGGTGCATTAAAAGATCAATCTTTGATCTTTTGACTTCgtttgttccttcatgagtAACTTGGAGCAGATCCCAAATTTGCTTCGCATTCTTGCATCCCATTACTCTATTGTGCTCGTTTGGACCTAGTCCACGGTGAagaattttgacagccatggcattaagCTCGAGTTTTTCGTAGTCGGCTTTGTCAAATTCAGCAATCGGTTTAGGAACGGTTTCATCAGAGGTGTTTAGCTTAGTGACttggaagtctccaacttcaatgacTCTCCATACTTGATAGTACTCAGCCTTGATAAagatctccatcctgtttcTCCAATATGAATAGTATTTGCCACTAAACATTGGAGGTCGTTGTGTTGAGTATCCCTCTTCGAGTTTCTCAGTGGTGTTCATAGCTTCAGAATCGTTTTTCCCGACAGAATTACCTGCAGTTAAAGggttctggctctgataccaattgttaatttcacagagttcctcaagagggggggtgaattgatattttacggttttacaaaaattaaactactaggaacataaacagtaaaatatgc
This sequence is a window from Spinacia oleracea cultivar Varoflay chromosome 1, BTI_SOV_V1, whole genome shotgun sequence. Protein-coding genes within it:
- the LOC110779625 gene encoding uncharacterized protein; the encoded protein is MKTLELKLFGAVRGKVGDFRAFDSRALWEAARIGKTSGICFKKQNITSQNPLTAGNSVGKNDSEAMNTTEKLEEGYSTQRPPMFSGKYYSYWRNRMEIFIKAEYYQVWRVIEVGDFQVTKLNTSDETVPKPIAEFDKADYEKLELNAMAVKILHRGLGPNEHNRVMGCKNAKQIWDLLQVTHEGTNEVKRSKIDLLMHQYELFTMKPSETIQDMITRFTNIINELNSLGKIITPEEQVRKVLRSLPQDPWMAKVTALQETKDFTKFNLEQLAGSLLTHELQLNARPSENKKNRALALKTENDENSKEDEETALFARRFRRMFRNYKDGDHRGKPNLKFSKTDTGCHKCGNLEHRIRECPLWDQERGKGKETTKDRFKDNRNSFSKTEVRKAMIAACSAHLCLVAEHEEDGPDSESEKFQASLAQIKNKLESLSKLELFDLLSCLTSDYEDLLKEKLDSDKEHQTTIKELTDELEWTKNTNIDIDNRFFNLFDQNLHIKEICEALRSENTWLKQELIDLEVAKTKSLYKGELERTQLELVKIHQEKTNLEDELARKTRHRIEGTPKWIEEARTKRTEGLGFNYKKRHPRKTRVDLYSDIVCSFCGLIGHYRNSCPKNQRGLEKNIEHTRTKWVEVRGNNTWYLDSGCSKHMTGDRNRFLSLTTYEGGTVTFGDNKKSNTDTVILEGQRKGNTYVVNLNSVPHSNLTCLSVIEDDPLLWHKRFGHASFSLMNKLNSKKFSHRSSEYQVRKIISM